GGTCTAGTCAAAGTATGGTCAACTATTTGGTAAAGACCCGGTCCATTGGGTTGATATatggtccattatatatgaaATATTCAGGCCAGTTTGAAACTATTAGCATATGAGCCCAAAACATATCGTTAACCCTAAAAATTGATAAAATTATTCTTTCAATTGTTCTGATATACATATAAATGCATCATCATCCGATAATGATGAAGTTTTTACAGTAGATTCATAAGAATGTTTAgacaaacatattaaaatttGAAAGAAATCCAAATCCAACGACTAGATAGAAAGATATCTATGACACCGTATGACTGTTCCGATTCACGTTTCTGTGGACACAGCAGGAAATATCACGTACTTTGGAGTACTTTCCATGTTGGatctttatgaaatttttacagtaTCTCTATGAGGATAACATATACGACATATACAAATTACAGAATAATCCAATGGTTGAAGTTTTACGAAACTTAGGTTTTGTGACGCTgttataattagggttttctgaacGAAGACAGTTCTactaaaatcagaatttggagattgcatcatattccgatttgattgaaattttaacAGAGTAAACAAAGAACTAATTGGGTTGAACATACTAAATTTTCATGAAAATCTACGATTAAATCTCTATGTTTGATAATCGTGCTTTCGTGGAACCCTAATATATACTATGAAACGAATATTCTTTGTCCAAAAGAAATACCTGGTAACGCATCCATGGAAAAAATATCAACCGATCCAATCTAGCTCTGCGGTATAGCTTCGTGCTGATAATGTGTTACAGTAGAATAATAGAGAAAGATAAAGAGACAGAGAGTTTCTTATTGACACCAGTAATAgggttacatggatacaataaCATATATACGCATGGAAAGACAAACCCTAGTTGAGTCGCACATCTATGGACCGTAAGCCCTACAATAGAAAGTTATTTTTCtacgttttttttttgctttttacaAGTGCTTATCTTTTTCAATTAtatcttttccattttatttaattataattttatACTACCTcgttttaggaaaagtgatactttcactttttcatttttgctTAGAAATaggtcaaattaaaaaaaatgaaagtatcacttttcctaaaacgAATGGAGTATTTTTTTGTAATCAAATTTTAAAGTTAGAACTTCATATTTATCCATTTTATTTTCATGCCAAACACTTAATTTGAACTACATTATAGTTCAAATACTTCACGGCATTCATATTTTAAGCGTGATAAATGTGCCAAACGGACCATTATGGCCTAAGCTAACCGTTGCTCCGTGAAAGCGAGAATGAGCTAAAACTTACAAAAGGCACTGCCAGCCCTGGCCCTTTGAGTCCCTGACTGTTCATACCAACTatcattttattttccttgagcATTGTAAAAGACATTTTCCAAATCTTGAACTTCAACACCTTGtaatacaaaaacaaaacaaaaagaaaaaaaaacttgcaaaaatgcCAATTAAAGAACCTAAAATGAACACTGCACTGAAAACcacattttttttgaaactacacTGAAATTCTTGGCTCTTCCCTTCACCAATTCAGTTACATTTTGGAGCTAAGCACCGAACGTCAATCGCATCTCCGACTTTCTCAATTTGTTTTCGCGACTCAAAAAAACCCGTTCCTGCCAGTTATATTTCTGAGCTTGGCACCTGAACATTAGTCACATTCCCACCTTTCTCACTTTGTTTTTGCGATTTATGACAGTCAGCATCCTTGGTTACATTTTCTGAGCTTGGCACCTGAACATCAACCGCATTCTCACCTTCCTCAATTTTCTTTTGTGATTTAAAACCGTCGCCACCCTCGGTTACATTCTCCGAGCTTGGCACCGGAGCGTCAACCTCGTCCCCAACTTTCTCAACTTGTTTTTGTGACTCAAGACTGTCAGTACCTTCAGCTACATTTTCAGATTTATGCACCTGATCATCAACTGCATTCCCAACTTCAATTTGAGATTTAAAACTGTCACCACCCTCAGTTATATTGGCGGAGCTTGGCACCTGAACTTCTGGCGCATCTCCAACTTTCTCAAGTTGATTTTGCAAATTTAAACTGTCACCATCTTCTGTCACATTTCCGGAGCTTGGAAGCTGAGCTGCTAGCGCATCCCCAACTTTCTCAATTTGTTTTTTCAACCCAAAACCATCACTACCCACAGTTTCCGAATTTGTCACCTGAACATCAACCGCATCCTCAACTTTCACAATTGGCATTTCTATTAACTGAGCTGCATTTTCTGAGCTTAGAACCTTAACATCAACTGCATGCCCAACTTTGTCACTAACAGCAGTTTTGTTTTCCGAACTAGGTACATGAACATAAACCGGAACCTCAATTTGCTTTTGCGGCTCAAAACCGTCAGCAGCCACACTAACTGGCTTAGGAGCTACATATGTACTAGTCAAAGCAtccttttctgattctttgtCTGCTTCCATCTCCTGCTGCATTTCCAATTCACTTTCACTAGTACTATCATGTTCTTGACTTTGAACCAAATCACCTTCTTCATAGTCCATTTTTGGATCTGCATCTTCCATTTCTATGTCTACTCCAGCAGCCAGCTGTTGCTGAATAGGTACCGCGGCAGTGTTAATAAGTTGGCCTTTCAGCTTTTCTTTGTACTCTTCCATCTCATTTCTATATCTTTCTTTATCCCTCAAACCTTTTTCCTGGTAAACCTTCAAAAAGGCACAGAAAAACAGAAGTTTACTATCATCGTATCACCGATATAAACACGATTCAAATAAGCATAATCAAAGAGAGGTGggatttttttcatgttttgaaaAACTTACAGATTTATCAGGTTCGCCTAATTTATTCCAAAGCTCACCTATCATCCTACTTATCTCCCTATCCTTCCCTGGATAAAGTGGCTTCAGCCTAGCATGCTGttcttggaagaagaaattatACCCACTTCGGTTAGGCTTTGGATGATCAGGATCTCTCTTTTTCATCTCACATTTTTTGCGACGTCTACGGCGACGAACTGTTGTGGGTGTGGTGGTGTCTTTGTTAATGCAAGTACTGTTCTGGACATGGTTAATAGTTTGTTCAGGGATATGGTAAAGAACACCTTTTAGCGTATCGGAGCCTAGCGTGACAGTGACCAGATAACCATGTTCAAATTTCGCATCAATGACTCCAATCACATTTCGGCCTAGTGAAGCTGATGCTGCATCCAAAGCAAATATATCAAATATTAGAAAACTCAACTATGGAACATTCTACTCCACTAATTTTTAGAACTATGTAAAAGATAAACCTTCATTTAAGACTTCTTCGGTGTCCCTGCTTCTTTTTTGACCTGAATATGCTGCTGCTGCAAGTTCGGAGGACTGAGTCATTGTTGGTTCATGTGGATTTGGACATGGAATCGGTATTGGTAATGAAGAGAGACTCAGCATATGATCTGCAAAAAAAATTAATCTTAAATTTGAATGTAAAGAAAACAAAAGGGTTGAATTTTTTGGATCAATGTTTAAGAGATAAATATTATGACTTGTGGTAGTGCCAGTGTCTGGTACCTGGAGAGGCAGTGCTACATCCTTTTGCTTTGAAGTAGTATATTTGCTCATAGTGATGAATCAAGGAAACATAGTACTTTCGCAAAACAAAAGATGCATTAGTGGCAGTAGAGGGAAAACTAAATGCTGCAGTTACCTCTTTCCATCTTCTTTCTCTTATGACCTGTGCACCATGTGCATGTAAGTGTCTTGTATAAGGGCAATAAGGAGTGGTTATGTACACATTAGTCGTGGTAGATTTATTCCTTTATCTCTTAATCAAACTGAATGATGGAGTAAGCATTGTGTGAACTGATTACCTTTTCAATTCCTCCTCGAGAAGTAACCTCCACAAAGAGTCGATGCAAATCTAGCTCCTTGCCTCCTATGATGGGGATCCTAAAATAGAGCATTCAAGTTAGTATAATATTAGCATGAGTGCATGACGGCGGATAAAAACAGATATGTTTCCCTCAAGATTTATGGTCGACAAAGTTTGCACATAATGCAACTTATGCATACATAAACGTGAACAAAGTCGCCAAATAGATAAATCATCTTTCTCTACTGTTCTGCAATATTCTCTCTATAAATCCAATTTTCTTGCAGACCTAAAATGGATTGTAGAGTAAGATCTCTCCCATATCTAAAGAATGCCATTAAAAGTTGACGCTACGTCCAGTGAACGAATTCATTCAAAAACCTCAGTTAGACTATCACAAGAACAAACTTTTCTGGACAACGGTTAGAAAGAAAGCTAGGTTGTAATTTGATAAATTGTACTATGTTTGCATCAATAAAAATTACCAAGGTAATGAAACTAGCTTACATGAACTTGGTTCTCATTGTGGCATGCAGCTTTCCAAGAGTATCCATAAAGAGTTTTGCATTAGCTACAACTTCTTCATATTTTGCCAAGGGTTGAGGGTAAAAGTAGTAGCTTGATTTGGGGGCTGCCTTTCTTGTAGTCATTAAATTTCCATCACAAGTAAcaggagaagaagatgatgaggcaTACAAAATCCCCTTCCCGTTCCCTTTAAAACCTGCTTCTTCACTCCTTCCGCTTAGCTCCACCATGATACAGTGTTGCACTCTACAAAAACTACTGGAGATGCTGTGGGACAGCAAAACACAACATGAAAGAAACAATTGTAAGTTAGAGAAAACAAACACAGAAACACATGATGCATTGACAAGTGAGAACTCAGAAC
This genomic stretch from Papaver somniferum cultivar HN1 chromosome 5, ASM357369v1, whole genome shotgun sequence harbors:
- the LOC113277919 gene encoding high mobility group B protein 15-like translates to MVELSGRSEEAGFKGNGKGILYASSSSSPVTCDGNLMTTRKAAPKSSYYFYPQPLAKYEEVVANAKLFMDTLGKLHATMRTKFMIPIIGGKELDLHRLFVEVTSRGGIEKVIRERRWKEVTAAFSFPSTATNASFVLRKYYVSLIHHYEQIYYFKAKGCSTASPDHMLSLSSLPIPIPCPNPHEPTMTQSSELAAAAYSGQKRSRDTEEVLNEASASLGRNVIGVIDAKFEHGYLVTVTLGSDTLKGVLYHIPEQTINHVQNSTCINKDTTTPTTVRRRRRRKKCEMKKRDPDHPKPNRSGYNFFFQEQHARLKPLYPGKDREISRMIGELWNKLGEPDKSVYQEKGLRDKERYRNEMEEYKEKLKGQLINTAAVPIQQQLAAGVDIEMEDADPKMDYEEGDLVQSQEHDSTSESELEMQQEMEADKESEKDALTSTYVAPKPVSVAADGFEPQKQIEVPVYVHVPSSENKTAVSDKVGHAVDVKVLSSENAAQLIEMPIVKVEDAVDVQVTNSETVGSDGFGLKKQIEKVGDALAAQLPSSGNVTEDGDSLNLQNQLEKVGDAPEVQVPSSANITEGGDSFKSQIEVGNAVDDQVHKSENVAEGTDSLESQKQVEKVGDEVDAPVPSSENVTEGGDGFKSQKKIEEGENAVDVQVPSSENVTKDADCHKSQKQSEKGGNVTNVQVPSSEI